The following are from one region of the Salmo trutta chromosome 20, fSalTru1.1, whole genome shotgun sequence genome:
- the stam2 gene encoding signal transducing adapter molecule 2, giving the protein MPLFAQNPFDQDVEKATNETNTVEDWALIMDICDRVGQTPNGAKDCLRSVMKRVNHKVPHVAMQALTLLAACVNNSGRIFHLEICSREFVTEVRTVLSRAHSKVCDKLKGMMVEWCDGFQKDPQLSLVSATIKSLREEGVVFPSSGSQGSSLKGTTPAVSKPSDDDDLAKAIELSLQEQKQYVETRPLTVTADPPFNTNGGGGSRDSRKLRALYDFEAAEDNELTFKTGELILVLDDSDPNWWKGENHRGVGLFPSNFVTTNLNAEPELVTYVEKTPAPEEPSIEANVEPEPVFIDEEKMDRALYLLQNTDPADAAPDCQELVQLEGACEQMNPMIDDKLEDIDRQHSELSELNVKVLEALELYNKLMNEAPFYTAYSKLQSQQQPQQQPQYAPASQVPIQGYPGQPGGSYMPPGMPQGPPAQQAYMGSDQPGPLHSLPPNVTSPNGQPAQLPYSVPYAPAGYPPQMGVAPQMDMSAYQNANLPPASYQMAAPSQQAPQQQQAYYQQPLL; this is encoded by the exons ATGCCTTTATTTGCGCAGAATCCATTCGATCAAGATGTTG AGAAAGCCACCAATGAAACCAATACAGTGGAGGACTGGGCCCTGATTATGGATATCTGTGACAGAGTTGGACAGACGCCCAATGG AGCCAAGGACTGCTTGAGGTCTGTGATGAAGCGAGTCAACCACAAGGTCCCACACGTTGCCATGCAGGCCCTCACC TTGCTGGCTGCCTGTGTCAATAACAGTGGAAGAATATTTCACTTAGAAATCTGCTCGCGGGAGTTTGTCACTGAAGTCCGAACTGTGTTGAGCAGG GCTCACAGCAAGGTGTGTGACAAGCTGAAGGGAATGATGGtggagtggtgtgatgggttCCAGAAAGATCCACAGCTCAGTCTGGTCAGTGCCACAATCAAGTCTCTGAGAGAGGAAGGGGTTGTCTTCCCATCATCTGGGTCACAG GGGTCCAGCCTAAAGGGCACCACTCCTGCTGTTAGTAAACCATCTGACGATGACGACCTGGCCAAAG CCATCGAGCTGTCCCTGCAGGAGCAGAAGCAGTATGTGGAGACGCGACCCCTCACCGTGACCGCCGACCCCCCCTTCAATACCAACGGGGGCGGGGGTAGCAGGGACTCCCGGAAGTTGCGGGCGCTCTACGACTTTGAGGCGGCCGAGGACAACGAGCTCACCTTCAAGACCGGAGAGCTCATCCTCGTCCTGGACGACAG TGACCCAAACTGGTGGAAAGGAGAGAACCACAGAGGAGTAGGTCTCTTCCCGTCCAACTTTGTCACGACCAACCTCAACGCTGAGCCTGAACTAG TAACGTATGTGGAGAAGACACCAGCCCCGGAGGAGCCCAGCATAGAAGCCAACGTAGAGCCTGAGCCTGTCTTCATAGATGAG gAGAAGATGGATAGAGCGTTGTATCTACTCCAGAACACAGACCCTGCTGATGCAGCACCTGACTGCCAAGAGCTGGTCCAACTGGAGG GTGCTTGTGAGCAGATGAATCCAATGATTGATGACAAGCTGGAAGACATTGACAG GCAACATTCTGAGCTGTCTGAGCTGAatgtgaaggtgctggaggccTTGGAGCTCTATAACAAACTGATGAACGAGGCACCGTTCTACACAGCTTACTCCAAACTGCAGTCCCAGCAGCAACCGCAGCAGCAGCCCCAATACGCACCTGCCTCCCAAGTCCCCATTCAG ggttACCCAGGACAGCCTGGTGGTTCCTACATGCCTCCAGGGATGCCCCAGGGCCCCCCAGCCCAGCAGGCATACATGGGCTCGGACCAGCCCGGACCCCTCCACTCACTCCCCCCTAACGTCACATCTCCCAACGGTCAGCCAGCACAGCTTCCTTACAG TGTACCATATGCACCTGCCGGATACCCTCCACAGATGGGTGTGGCCCCACAGATGGACATGTCAGCCTATCAGAACGCCAACCTGCCTCCAGCCTCCTATCAAATGGCTGCTCCATCGCAGCAGGCCCCACAGCAGCAACAGGCCTACTATCAGCAGCCTCTCCTATAA
- the hacd2 gene encoding very-long-chain (3R)-3-hydroxyacyl-CoA dehydratase 2 encodes MSAPAMGTTKTAHSDVAPKKKRGPGALATAYLVIYNVVMTAGWLVIAVGLVRAYLARGSYHGLYYSIEKPLKFFQTGALLEILHCAVGIVPSSVVLTGFQVLSRVFLTWAVTHSVREVQNEDSVLLFVSAWTITEIIRYSFYTFSLLNHLPYLIKWARYTFFLVLYPMGVTGELLTVYAALPYVQKTGLYSVTLPNKYNFSFDYHTFLILTMVSYIPLFPQLYFHMMRQRKKVLCHVEEYKTE; translated from the exons ATGTCGGCACCTGCTATGGGGACCACGAAGACAGCTCACAGTGATGTGGCCCCGAAGAAAAAGAGGGGACCGGGTGCCCTGGCTACGGCGTATCTGGTTATATATAACGTGGTTATGACAGCTGG gtggctggtcatagccgtgggcctggtgcgggccTACTTGGCCAGAGGCAGCTACCACGGCCTGTACTACTCTATAGAGAAACCACTGAAGTTTTTCCAGACCGGAGCTCTTCTGGAG ATATTGCACTGTGCAGTAG GGATCGTGCCATCCTCAGTAGTTTTAACAGGGTTTCAGGTCTTGTCACGAGTCTTCCTCACCTGGGCCGTGACACACAGTGTTCGAGAG GTCCAGAATGAAGACAGTGTCCTGCTCTTTGTGTCAGCCTGGACCATCACAGAGATTATCCGTTACTCCTTCTACACTTTCAGTCTGCTCAACCACCTGCCCTACCTCATCAAATGGGCACG GTACACATTCTTCCTAGTGCTGTACCCCATGGGAGTAACTGGCGAGCTGCTGACTGTCTATGCAGCCCTGCCCTACGTTCAGAAGACAGGCCTCTACTCTGTCACCCTTCCCAACAAGTACAACTTCTCATTTGACTACCACACCTTCCTCATCCTCACCATGGTCTCCTACATTCCAT TGTTTCCTCAGCTCTACTTCCACATGATGCGTCAGAGGAAGAAAGTCTTGTGCCACGTGGAGGAGTACAAAACAGAGTAA